The following proteins are co-located in the Streptomyces sp. NBC_00435 genome:
- a CDS encoding tetratricopeptide repeat protein yields the protein MHRPEDKPAPAIRQRRHLRTTAITVALGVVMFTVGAVGLSPSGSSTPDAPSSAASAAGPARGIEALRERVKRLPKDPGSWADLGMALVQQARTTADQATYAQAEEALRRSLALEPAENLHAEIGMGALAAARHQFRDALTWARKAVATSPATPASYGVLADAHTQLGQYKEAEEAVQKMADLRPDSSSLARASYTFELRGDTAQAKTLMERALRAAGTPGERAFAHTHLSSLALDGGDPATAVRQAEAGLAIAPRDAGLLETRAKARAATGDRERAVADYTAAIATAPLPQYLLGLGELQQALGRPERAEAQYAVLRAQETLRRATGTPADVDAIYFEADHGDPRQAVTMAEAAVRDRPFIAVHDAYAWALHRAGRDEEALDQADEALVLGTRSALFRYHRGAIHQALGDVTAARRDLQQALALDPSFHPLHAPAAREALRRIDDTP from the coding sequence GTGCACCGGCCCGAAGACAAACCCGCCCCCGCGATCCGGCAGCGCAGACACCTGCGCACTACCGCGATCACCGTCGCCCTGGGCGTGGTCATGTTCACCGTCGGCGCCGTCGGCCTCTCCCCATCCGGCTCCAGCACACCAGACGCCCCCTCTTCCGCAGCCTCCGCCGCGGGTCCGGCGCGCGGCATCGAGGCACTGCGCGAGCGCGTGAAGCGCCTGCCGAAAGATCCGGGTAGCTGGGCGGACCTCGGCATGGCCCTCGTGCAGCAGGCCCGCACCACCGCCGACCAAGCCACCTACGCGCAGGCAGAGGAGGCTCTGCGCCGCTCCCTCGCCCTGGAACCGGCCGAGAACCTGCACGCCGAGATCGGCATGGGCGCCCTGGCCGCCGCCCGCCACCAGTTCCGCGACGCCCTCACCTGGGCCCGCAAGGCTGTCGCCACAAGCCCCGCCACCCCGGCCTCCTACGGAGTCCTGGCCGACGCCCACACCCAGCTCGGCCAGTACAAGGAGGCAGAGGAAGCCGTCCAGAAGATGGCCGACCTCCGCCCCGACAGCAGCTCCCTGGCCCGCGCCTCCTACACCTTCGAACTCCGCGGCGACACCGCCCAGGCCAAAACCCTGATGGAGCGCGCACTGCGCGCGGCCGGTACGCCCGGCGAGCGCGCTTTCGCCCACACCCACCTGTCCTCCCTCGCCCTGGACGGCGGCGATCCGGCGACCGCTGTGCGCCAGGCCGAGGCCGGGCTGGCCATCGCGCCACGCGACGCCGGACTGCTGGAGACCCGGGCCAAGGCACGCGCAGCCACGGGAGATCGTGAGCGGGCGGTCGCTGACTACACGGCGGCCATCGCGACGGCTCCGCTGCCGCAGTACCTCCTGGGGCTCGGTGAACTCCAGCAGGCGCTTGGCCGCCCGGAACGGGCCGAAGCCCAGTACGCCGTCCTGCGTGCCCAGGAAACGCTCCGCCGGGCCACCGGTACGCCCGCCGACGTTGACGCGATCTACTTCGAGGCGGACCACGGCGACCCCCGCCAGGCGGTGACCATGGCTGAAGCAGCGGTACGGGATCGGCCGTTCATCGCCGTCCACGACGCCTACGCCTGGGCCCTGCACCGCGCCGGCCGCGACGAAGAGGCCCTCGACCAAGCAGACGAAGCCCTCGTCCTGGGTACGCGCAGCGCGCTCTTCCGCTACCACCGCGGCGCCATCCACCAGGCGCTCGGCGATGTCACGGCCGCCCGGCGCGATCTTCAGCAGGCGCTGGCCCTCGATCCCTCCTTCCACCCGCTGCACGCCCCCGCGGCGCGCGAAGCACTCCGGCGAATCGACGACACCCCATGA
- a CDS encoding urease accessory protein UreH domain-containing protein: protein MNPRTRRRLAAVPLAAALLTPLGLLASASPAAAHPLGNFTVNYATSLTLRPRAVEAEIVVDRAEIAAAQERPLIDQDHNGFISADEQGLYADEACATLAGQLAAGVGIVSLQWERDAGKLTFHTGEAGLKTSRLSCHLTADADLTSPSHVHVATHYDSRRVGWHEITARGEGLTLTSSTVPAVSTTNQLRQYPQDPLADPFDQRTAELRTAPGQGIAARIVSPGLPGSGPVTAALNKVSALFDTLVGSRELTVPVGLLALLLAVVLGASHAAMPGHGKTIMAAYLAGRRGTPRDAVTVGATVTLTHTAGVLALGLALPLATHLAGETVLGWLGLASGLLVTAIGLRLLHSALRGRPLQHGHSHGHHHHGDHSHAHHGDHGHGPHHGSDHGHGHSHEPPPGLPSSRRAPDSAADDGTTVVLTKTATALPHDHHHTGEADHQHTHETDHHHTHAPARRRRWSLIGVGIAGGLVPSPSALVVLLGAVALGRTAFGVLLVIGYGLGMATTLTLAGLLLVRLRDRITARTAERSSTRLKALGRIGPAVTSALVLLVGLGLTARAIPGL from the coding sequence ATGAACCCCCGCACCCGCCGGCGCCTGGCCGCCGTACCGCTCGCAGCCGCCCTGCTCACCCCCCTGGGCCTCCTCGCCTCGGCCTCACCCGCAGCCGCGCATCCGCTGGGCAACTTCACCGTCAACTATGCGACCAGCCTGACCCTGCGCCCCCGCGCGGTCGAGGCCGAGATCGTGGTCGACCGCGCCGAGATCGCCGCAGCACAAGAACGCCCCCTCATCGACCAAGACCACAACGGATTCATCAGCGCCGACGAGCAGGGCCTCTACGCGGACGAGGCGTGCGCCACCCTCGCCGGACAACTGGCCGCAGGCGTAGGAATCGTGAGCCTCCAGTGGGAGCGGGACGCCGGCAAGCTGACTTTCCACACCGGCGAGGCCGGGCTCAAGACCAGCCGCCTCAGCTGCCACCTCACGGCCGACGCGGACCTCACCTCGCCGTCCCATGTCCACGTCGCCACGCATTACGACAGCCGGCGGGTCGGCTGGCACGAGATCACCGCCCGCGGCGAAGGTCTCACCCTTACCAGCTCCACCGTTCCCGCGGTCTCCACCACCAACCAGCTGCGCCAGTACCCGCAGGACCCTCTCGCTGACCCGTTCGACCAGCGCACCGCCGAGCTGCGGACGGCGCCCGGGCAGGGGATCGCGGCCCGGATCGTGTCGCCCGGCCTGCCCGGCTCAGGCCCGGTCACCGCCGCGCTGAACAAGGTGTCCGCTCTCTTCGACACCCTCGTCGGCAGCCGCGAACTGACCGTCCCCGTCGGCCTCCTCGCCCTGCTTCTCGCCGTCGTCCTCGGTGCCTCCCACGCGGCGATGCCCGGCCACGGCAAGACGATCATGGCGGCCTACCTGGCCGGACGGCGCGGCACCCCGCGTGATGCCGTCACTGTCGGAGCAACCGTGACCCTCACCCACACCGCGGGCGTCCTCGCTCTCGGTCTGGCGCTCCCGCTGGCCACCCACCTTGCCGGGGAAACCGTCCTCGGCTGGCTCGGTCTGGCCAGCGGCCTCCTCGTCACCGCCATCGGCTTGCGGCTGCTGCACTCCGCCCTGCGCGGCCGCCCTCTCCAGCACGGCCACAGCCATGGACATCACCACCACGGCGATCACAGCCACGCGCACCACGGTGACCACGGCCATGGGCCTCACCACGGCAGCGACCACGGGCACGGACACAGCCACGAGCCGCCGCCCGGCCTACCGTCCTCACGCCGCGCGCCGGACAGCGCGGCGGACGACGGCACCACCGTCGTCCTGACAAAAACCGCCACCGCGCTCCCGCACGACCATCACCACACCGGCGAAGCCGACCACCAACACACCCACGAAACCGACCACCACCACACTCACGCTCCGGCACGCCGAAGGCGCTGGTCGCTCATCGGCGTCGGCATCGCCGGCGGCCTCGTCCCCAGTCCCTCGGCACTGGTCGTCCTCCTCGGCGCCGTCGCCCTCGGCCGGACCGCCTTCGGCGTGCTCCTCGTCATCGGCTACGGCCTCGGCATGGCCACCACCCTCACCCTCGCCGGTCTCCTCCTCGTACGACTGCGCGACCGGATCACCGCCCGCACCGCGGAGAGGTCCTCCACGCGTCTGAAGGCGCTTGGGCGTATCGGGCCTGCCGTCACCTCGGCCCTCGTTCTCCTCGTCGGACTTGGCCTCACCGCCCGCGCCATCCCCGGCTTGTGA
- a CDS encoding SH3 domain-containing protein, which translates to MTARTIGRGFAAVVLAAGFGVAGVGVAGAAPQSHHHDYGVSGTVTSRIELNVRQHPWTHSHVVWSLSPGSHVKLACQQDGWYHLADKSGWVESRYVHAHEWVRYC; encoded by the coding sequence ATGACCGCACGAACGATCGGACGCGGCTTTGCCGCCGTTGTCCTGGCTGCCGGTTTCGGTGTGGCGGGCGTGGGCGTGGCGGGGGCTGCTCCCCAGTCCCACCACCATGATTACGGGGTGTCGGGAACGGTGACCTCCCGGATCGAGCTCAATGTCCGCCAGCACCCGTGGACGCATTCCCACGTGGTGTGGAGCCTGTCCCCGGGCAGCCACGTCAAGCTGGCCTGCCAGCAGGACGGCTGGTACCACCTGGCCGACAAGTCCGGCTGGGTCGAGTCCCGCTACGTTCACGCCCACGAGTGGGTGCGGTACTGCTGA
- a CDS encoding anti-sigma factor, protein MKHEAELHTLTGAYALDALTGEELRAFTAHLEHCEGCHQEVGEFAATAARLAAAVSLPVPVAMRQVVLNRIDGVRQLPARPLLLPSVRLTTRLTRRAGAFVVAASIVAAAGFGGVALWQHQQTEQARTQAQRAGQQVQDMTAVMASPDARTTRGRTSTGASASVVTSARLNQAVFLASGLSPAPAGRTYQLWFDDHGTMRPAGLIPGDGSVLMQGDPGQALAVGLTLEPAGGSAQPTTSPLVLLSLPA, encoded by the coding sequence ATGAAACACGAAGCAGAACTGCACACCCTCACCGGTGCGTACGCACTCGACGCGCTCACCGGTGAGGAACTCCGCGCGTTCACCGCGCACCTTGAACACTGCGAAGGCTGTCACCAGGAGGTCGGCGAGTTCGCTGCCACGGCGGCACGTCTGGCCGCAGCAGTGAGCCTGCCCGTACCCGTCGCGATGCGACAGGTCGTCCTGAACCGAATCGACGGCGTCCGGCAATTGCCGGCGCGCCCCCTACTCCTCCCGTCCGTCCGCCTCACCACACGTCTCACCCGCAGGGCCGGGGCGTTCGTGGTCGCGGCCAGCATCGTCGCCGCCGCCGGGTTCGGCGGTGTCGCCCTCTGGCAGCACCAGCAGACGGAACAGGCCCGCACGCAGGCCCAGCGCGCCGGCCAGCAGGTCCAGGACATGACCGCTGTGATGGCTTCCCCCGATGCCCGGACGACTCGTGGGCGCACCAGCACGGGGGCTTCCGCTTCTGTCGTGACCTCTGCCCGCCTGAACCAGGCCGTGTTCCTCGCCTCAGGGCTCTCCCCGGCTCCCGCGGGACGGACCTACCAGCTGTGGTTCGACGACCACGGCACCATGCGCCCCGCCGGTCTCATCCCTGGCGACGGCTCCGTCCTCATGCAGGGAGATCCCGGCCAGGCCCTGGCCGTCGGCCTCACCCTCGAACCTGCAGGCGGCTCCGCCCAGCCCACCACCAGCCCCCTGGTCCTCCTCTCCCTTCCCGCCTGA
- the sigK gene encoding ECF RNA polymerase sigma factor SigK, with the protein MTQPQRSRGHDPVGQQLQEVMGRVSQGDKDAFSDLYDAVAATVFGIAVKVVRDRAQSEEVAQEVMIDVWRQAARYRPEQGTVMTWVATIAHRRAVDRVRSAQAAANREHSTGVRDQMRPFDEVAEEVETRLDSEQVRRCLRGLTELQRRAVTLAYYGGLTYREVAEELRSPLPTIKTRMRDGLIRLRDCMGVTT; encoded by the coding sequence ATGACCCAGCCCCAGCGATCCCGCGGCCACGATCCCGTCGGCCAGCAGCTGCAAGAGGTGATGGGGCGGGTGAGCCAGGGCGACAAGGACGCCTTCTCCGATCTCTACGACGCGGTCGCCGCCACCGTCTTCGGGATCGCCGTCAAAGTCGTCCGGGACCGGGCCCAATCGGAGGAGGTGGCGCAGGAGGTGATGATCGACGTATGGCGTCAGGCCGCCCGCTACCGCCCCGAACAGGGAACCGTCATGACCTGGGTGGCGACCATCGCCCACCGACGGGCTGTGGACCGCGTCCGGTCCGCCCAGGCAGCCGCCAACCGTGAACACTCCACGGGCGTACGCGACCAGATGCGGCCCTTCGACGAGGTCGCCGAGGAGGTCGAGACCCGGCTGGACAGCGAGCAGGTACGGCGCTGTCTGCGCGGTCTGACCGAGCTCCAGCGCCGGGCGGTGACCCTGGCCTACTACGGGGGACTGACCTACCGCGAGGTCGCAGAAGAACTGCGGTCCCCGCTTCCGACCATCAAGACCCGAATGCGCGACGGACTGATCCGGCTGCGCGACTGCATGGGGGTGACCACATGA
- a CDS encoding molybdopterin-dependent oxidoreductase: MGIVSTFRKSLARSALGAVSGLLAGYTALAVAELAASLIRPQAGPVTVVGGAAIDRTPAAVKDFAIRTFGENDKVVLQLGILAVLGLLGVILGIVSLRYRRAGAAGVLIFGVIGAAAALSRPDTQGVADALPSVAGALAGAAVLYLLAGKLNSGSSPAGAEADGSGWSRRGFLTAASVTAVAATGAGALGRALIGKSGQGATASRAAITLPAPASAAPALPAGAQLKVEGISAFTTPNKDFYRVDTALVVPKVDADTWRLRIRGKGVTRPRTYTFQELLNRPLIERDITLTCVSNEVGGPYIGHARWLGVRLDDLLKECGVKAPSQGGKADQLVARSVDGMTLGSPVEDVVDGRDAILAVGMNGEPLPFDHGFPVRMLVPGLYGYVSACKWIQELELTTFDSYDPYWVKRKWARKAPIKTQARIDTPKPFGRPTGELVTVAGVAWAQHRGIDRVEVRVDDGPWQTADLAPQANKDTWRQWSFPWKPTPGGHNLTVRATDGTGQVQTEERTRTIPDGASGWHSVFVTT; encoded by the coding sequence ATGGGCATTGTGAGCACCTTCCGCAAGTCCCTAGCCCGCAGCGCACTGGGCGCCGTGTCCGGTCTGCTGGCCGGGTACACGGCGCTGGCGGTGGCCGAGCTCGCAGCTTCCCTGATCCGGCCGCAGGCCGGGCCGGTGACCGTCGTGGGCGGCGCCGCCATCGACCGGACACCGGCTGCGGTCAAGGACTTCGCGATCCGCACGTTCGGTGAGAACGACAAGGTCGTTCTCCAGCTCGGCATCCTCGCCGTCCTCGGTCTCCTCGGTGTCATCCTCGGCATCGTCTCCTTGCGCTACCGGCGGGCAGGTGCGGCGGGTGTCCTGATCTTCGGTGTGATCGGCGCGGCCGCCGCACTGAGCAGGCCCGACACCCAAGGGGTCGCGGACGCACTGCCCTCTGTGGCCGGTGCGCTCGCGGGCGCCGCCGTCCTCTACCTCCTGGCCGGGAAACTGAACTCCGGCAGCTCACCCGCCGGTGCGGAGGCCGACGGAAGCGGCTGGTCGAGGCGGGGCTTCCTCACCGCGGCCTCCGTCACCGCAGTCGCCGCCACCGGCGCCGGAGCCCTGGGGCGCGCCCTCATCGGCAAGAGCGGCCAGGGCGCCACCGCCTCCAGGGCCGCGATCACCCTGCCCGCACCCGCCTCCGCCGCCCCCGCGCTCCCAGCCGGAGCGCAGCTCAAGGTGGAGGGGATCAGCGCCTTCACCACCCCGAACAAGGACTTCTACCGCGTCGACACCGCGCTCGTCGTCCCCAAGGTCGACGCGGACACCTGGAGGCTCCGCATCCGCGGCAAGGGCGTCACCCGCCCGCGCACCTACACCTTCCAGGAACTCCTGAACCGGCCCCTCATCGAGCGGGACATCACCTTGACCTGCGTCTCCAACGAGGTCGGCGGCCCCTACATCGGCCACGCCCGCTGGCTCGGAGTACGCCTGGACGACCTGCTCAAGGAGTGCGGCGTCAAGGCACCGTCCCAGGGCGGCAAAGCCGACCAGCTGGTCGCCCGCTCGGTCGACGGCATGACGCTCGGCTCACCGGTCGAAGACGTGGTGGACGGCCGCGACGCGATCCTGGCCGTCGGGATGAACGGCGAACCCTTGCCCTTCGACCATGGCTTCCCCGTCCGCATGCTCGTCCCCGGTCTCTACGGGTACGTGTCGGCCTGCAAGTGGATCCAGGAGCTCGAGCTCACCACCTTCGACTCCTACGACCCGTACTGGGTCAAGCGCAAGTGGGCCCGCAAAGCGCCCATCAAGACCCAAGCCCGCATCGACACCCCCAAGCCCTTTGGCCGGCCCACGGGCGAGCTGGTGACGGTGGCCGGCGTCGCCTGGGCCCAGCACCGCGGCATCGACCGCGTCGAAGTCCGGGTCGACGACGGACCCTGGCAGACCGCCGACCTCGCCCCCCAGGCGAACAAGGACACCTGGCGCCAGTGGTCCTTCCCCTGGAAGCCGACACCGGGCGGCCACAACCTCACCGTCCGTGCCACTGACGGCACCGGCCAGGTCCAGACCGAAGAACGCACAAGGACCATCCCCGACGGCGCCAGCGGCTGGCACAGCGTCTTCGTCACCACGTAA
- a CDS encoding fasciclin domain-containing protein has product MSNTLRFRRTALAVATAAVLPFALAACSDSGSDSASSDKSSETPAASQPATPDASMAMDKPFGPACSGVPADGAGSFDGMAKDPVATAASNNPALSTLVTAVKQAGLVDTLNNAKDITVFAPTNDAFAKIPKADLDKVLADKAMLTKILTYHVVGEKLTPKQLESGSFDTLEKTKLTTSGSGEAYKVNDASTVVCGNVKTANANVYIVDTVLMPK; this is encoded by the coding sequence ATGTCGAACACCCTGCGTTTCCGTCGTACCGCTCTCGCCGTCGCCACGGCGGCCGTCCTGCCCTTCGCCCTTGCCGCCTGCTCCGACTCCGGGAGTGACTCGGCCTCCTCCGACAAGAGCAGCGAAACTCCCGCCGCCTCCCAGCCGGCTACCCCGGATGCTTCGATGGCGATGGACAAGCCGTTCGGCCCGGCCTGTTCGGGCGTCCCCGCCGACGGCGCGGGCTCCTTCGACGGCATGGCCAAGGACCCGGTCGCCACCGCGGCCTCCAACAACCCGGCCCTGTCCACGCTGGTCACCGCCGTCAAGCAGGCCGGCCTGGTCGACACTCTCAACAATGCCAAGGACATCACCGTCTTCGCCCCGACCAACGACGCCTTCGCCAAGATCCCGAAGGCCGACCTGGACAAGGTCCTCGCCGACAAGGCCATGCTCACCAAGATCCTGACCTACCACGTCGTCGGCGAGAAGCTCACCCCGAAGCAGCTGGAGAGTGGCTCCTTCGACACCCTGGAGAAGACCAAGCTCACCACCAGCGGCTCCGGCGAGGCCTACAAGGTCAACGACGCCTCGACCGTCGTCTGCGGCAACGTCAAGACCGCCAACGCCAACGTCTACATCGTCGACACCGTCCTCATGCCGAAGTAA
- a CDS encoding potassium channel family protein, producing MIVCGDDGLARRLASELREVYKERVTLVAPAARDTQPSLGRVPRVSVRGLLGGPGLPGAQNGDAGQAVRELRVLDAAELDEGVLASAGVAGAAALALVYEDDDTNIRAALVARRLNPRLRLVIRLYNRKLGQHLEELLDQAALVAEPGIDLRELDSSTTVLSDADTAAPALAASAVAGTSKVVQADGLLLRAVERTPPGRGQVADPGLCTLALLSATTSDPAGAEGAEGTESGEDRGPRLLPDDRAVAAATGRGIVALETVVHTDHSRPRRRSGAGALPVASLFSQRLRWSLTGMVAAVAALAVASWATTGDHPLHAAYITLLDIFAINDPAVGDPAQRQVLQILAGFVGLLLLPVLVAAALEALGAFRTATVLRRPPRGMSGHVVLLGLGKIGARVLARLRELDIPVVCVESDPQARGLALARRLRVPVVMGDVTDEGVLEAASVGRAHSLLALTSSDTTNLEAALYARAVKPDLRAVLRLYEDGFATAVYRTLRAAHPAALTRSRSVTHLAAPAFAGAMMGRRILGAIPVERRVLVFAAVEVAGHPNLEGRTIAESFRPGAWRVIALDTAAPEDRRPDLASAPGYGPPPGLGLVWKLHPGYVLRPEDRVVVAATRRGLAELLGRPGVRTPRT from the coding sequence ATGATCGTGTGCGGTGACGACGGGCTGGCCCGTCGCCTGGCCTCCGAGCTGCGGGAGGTCTACAAGGAGCGGGTGACGCTCGTAGCGCCCGCCGCCCGAGACACGCAGCCCAGCCTGGGCCGTGTCCCTCGGGTATCCGTGCGCGGTCTGCTCGGCGGGCCCGGCCTCCCCGGGGCGCAAAACGGGGACGCCGGGCAGGCTGTCCGGGAGCTACGGGTCCTGGACGCGGCCGAGCTTGACGAGGGGGTGCTGGCCTCGGCGGGGGTGGCCGGGGCTGCCGCACTGGCACTCGTCTACGAGGACGACGACACCAACATTCGGGCCGCCCTGGTGGCACGCCGCCTCAACCCGAGGCTGCGGCTGGTGATCCGGCTCTACAACCGCAAGCTCGGCCAGCACCTGGAGGAACTCCTGGACCAGGCCGCGCTGGTCGCGGAGCCGGGGATCGACCTGCGGGAGCTGGACTCCTCGACGACGGTCCTCTCGGACGCCGATACCGCCGCCCCCGCCCTCGCGGCCAGCGCCGTCGCGGGGACCAGCAAGGTGGTGCAGGCCGACGGCCTCCTGCTGCGCGCGGTGGAGCGCACTCCTCCGGGGAGGGGCCAGGTGGCCGATCCGGGGCTGTGCACTCTAGCTCTCCTCTCCGCGACCACCAGCGATCCGGCGGGTGCGGAGGGAGCGGAAGGCACCGAATCCGGCGAGGACCGCGGCCCTCGGCTGCTGCCTGACGACCGGGCCGTGGCCGCGGCGACGGGACGCGGCATCGTGGCCCTGGAGACGGTCGTCCACACCGATCACTCCCGGCCGAGGCGAAGATCAGGCGCCGGCGCCCTTCCGGTCGCCTCCCTGTTCTCTCAGCGGCTGCGCTGGTCCCTGACCGGCATGGTGGCCGCCGTCGCCGCGCTCGCGGTCGCGTCCTGGGCGACGACCGGCGACCATCCCCTGCACGCCGCCTACATCACCCTGCTCGACATCTTCGCGATCAACGATCCGGCTGTGGGCGACCCAGCCCAGCGCCAAGTCCTTCAGATCCTCGCAGGGTTCGTGGGTCTGCTGCTGCTTCCGGTCCTGGTGGCCGCGGCCCTGGAGGCCTTGGGCGCGTTCCGCACGGCAACGGTCCTGCGCCGGCCGCCGCGCGGGATGTCGGGTCACGTGGTCCTGCTGGGGCTCGGCAAGATCGGTGCACGGGTACTGGCGCGGTTGCGGGAGCTGGACATCCCGGTCGTGTGCGTGGAATCCGACCCGCAGGCCCGCGGACTCGCACTAGCCCGTCGGCTGCGCGTACCGGTGGTCATGGGTGACGTCACCGACGAAGGAGTCCTGGAGGCTGCCTCCGTCGGCCGGGCCCACTCCCTCCTCGCCCTGACCAGCTCGGACACCACCAACCTGGAGGCAGCTCTGTACGCCCGCGCGGTCAAGCCCGACCTGCGGGCCGTACTGCGCCTGTACGAGGACGGCTTCGCCACCGCCGTGTACCGCACCCTGCGGGCCGCCCACCCCGCCGCCCTGACCCGCAGCCGCAGCGTCACCCACCTCGCGGCGCCCGCCTTCGCGGGCGCGATGATGGGGCGCCGGATCCTGGGCGCCATCCCGGTGGAACGCCGGGTCCTGGTCTTCGCCGCGGTGGAGGTGGCCGGGCACCCGAATCTGGAGGGCCGCACCATCGCGGAGTCCTTCCGGCCCGGAGCCTGGCGTGTGATCGCCCTGGACACCGCGGCTCCCGAGGACCGGCGTCCCGACCTGGCCTCGGCTCCCGGGTACGGTCCCCCTCCCGGCCTCGGGCTGGTGTGGAAACTGCACCCCGGCTACGTCCTCAGGCCCGAGGACCGTGTCGTCGTGGCCGCCACCCGCCGCGGCCTGGCCGAACTCCTCGGACGCCCCGGAGTGCGCACACCCCGGACCTGA
- a CDS encoding vanadium-dependent haloperoxidase, whose amino-acid sequence MPENTRTTRTRSTIWRRTLAAGVVLAATGSILAASPHRAEAALPTQEIADPVHYWNDVLQGVFRQVEGGPVPMARAAAMMNGAIYDAESSYQAKWKGPMTSAAYIHAEAYAGWIQGPDEEERVIGRTAYNILLNLYGVNRPNKNAPDFTAYLDKRFEERFGTKPTSGDLLDLTIVSGMVNQMMNLRANDGSDDASSYTSEKTRPGAWRPTGNYPDMPDPKCATDGNAVNPAWGQVKPFSLNSGSQFRPTTLAQYGSYEDLVASPEYKAQVAAVRNAGAAAPTAATPVINRTADQFNAAWFWANDNDGTYKPPGHMIQATREVSKARGLTTYANAKLFALVSIALADTGIAVRDAKFSTTIDLWRPVSAIREGGLDSQWKPLLKNNAGVNVNPCFPAYVSGHASFGAAWAGIMKRYFKTDNIAFDLTTDEKNAPIKQRHFTSFSAAAKEDADSRIWLGVHFPWDATDGLILGDKVAEQVFTTRLRTL is encoded by the coding sequence ATGCCCGAGAACACCCGCACCACCAGAACCCGCAGCACGATCTGGCGCCGCACACTGGCGGCCGGCGTGGTCCTGGCCGCCACCGGTTCCATCCTCGCCGCCAGCCCCCATCGCGCCGAGGCGGCGCTGCCGACCCAGGAGATAGCCGACCCCGTCCACTACTGGAACGACGTCCTGCAGGGCGTCTTCAGGCAGGTGGAGGGTGGCCCGGTCCCGATGGCGCGGGCGGCCGCGATGATGAACGGCGCAATCTACGACGCGGAGAGCTCGTACCAGGCCAAGTGGAAGGGCCCGATGACCTCCGCGGCCTACATCCACGCGGAGGCCTACGCAGGCTGGATCCAGGGGCCGGACGAGGAGGAACGCGTCATCGGCCGCACCGCGTACAACATCCTGCTCAACCTCTACGGCGTGAACCGGCCGAACAAGAACGCCCCCGACTTCACGGCCTACCTCGACAAGCGCTTCGAGGAACGGTTCGGGACCAAGCCGACCAGCGGCGATCTCCTGGACCTCACCATCGTCAGCGGGATGGTCAACCAGATGATGAACCTCCGTGCCAATGACGGTTCGGATGACGCCTCCAGCTACACGAGCGAGAAGACCCGACCGGGAGCATGGCGGCCCACGGGCAACTATCCCGACATGCCCGACCCGAAGTGCGCGACGGACGGCAATGCCGTCAACCCGGCCTGGGGCCAGGTCAAGCCGTTCTCCCTGAACTCGGGCTCGCAGTTCCGGCCCACGACGCTCGCGCAGTACGGTTCGTACGAGGACCTCGTGGCGAGCCCCGAGTACAAGGCCCAGGTCGCGGCCGTACGGAACGCTGGCGCGGCCGCCCCCACCGCCGCCACGCCGGTGATCAACCGGACCGCCGACCAGTTCAACGCGGCATGGTTCTGGGCCAACGACAACGACGGCACGTACAAGCCTCCGGGTCACATGATCCAGGCGACCCGTGAGGTCTCCAAGGCCCGGGGGCTCACCACCTACGCCAACGCCAAGCTCTTCGCGCTCGTCTCGATCGCCCTCGCCGACACGGGCATAGCGGTCCGCGACGCCAAGTTCTCCACCACGATCGACCTCTGGCGGCCCGTCTCCGCGATCCGCGAGGGCGGCCTAGACTCTCAGTGGAAGCCCCTTCTTAAGAACAACGCGGGTGTCAACGTCAACCCGTGCTTCCCCGCCTACGTCTCCGGGCACGCCTCCTTCGGCGCCGCTTGGGCGGGCATCATGAAGCGCTACTTCAAGACCGACAACATCGCCTTCGATCTCACCACCGACGAGAAGAACGCCCCGATCAAGCAGCGCCACTTCACCAGCTTCAGCGCCGCCGCCAAGGAGGACGCGGACAGTCGCATCTGGCTCGGTGTCCACTTCCCGTGGGACGCCACCGACGGCCTGATCCTCGGCGACAAGGTCGCGGAACAGGTCTTCACCACCAGGCTCCGCACCCTGTGA